The genomic window GTCGAGGAGTGCTTCGATTACACCGCAGACTTCCGTACCACGCCGGAATGGGACGCCACAGCTTTTAAAGCCCGCAAAATCAGCGATGGCCCCGTCGGGCTGGGCACACAGTTCAAAGTGCGCTGCAGCCTGCCCCTGGGATCCATCGAGCTTCTCTATACCATCACGGAGTTTGAAGCGCCGAACATGGTCACCCTGCAGGCAGAGAGCTGGCTGTTCTCCGCGGTGGACACCATCTACTTTGCAGAAGACGACGGTCAGACCCGCATCGATTACCACGCAGACTTCAGTTACAAAATGCCCCTCGCCGCCCTGGAGGGTGTACTGAAGTCCGGGATGGTGCGCATGGGCAAAAGTGCCCTACGTGGTCTCAAGCGTGCGCTGGACGACAGCAACGAAGCTCCCGAAATATCTTCGGGCAGCGCCACCGCGGACCGGCTCCTCTGGCCCGGCCTGGCCATGTTCAGTAAGTGGGGTTACCGCCGGGGTAAAAAACACTGGGATCCCATGAGCGCCTCGCTCAAGGGGCAGAGGATTATCGTCACGGGCGCCACCTCCGGTCTGGGATTAGCCACGGCACGGGATCTGGCGGAACGCGGCGCGGAGTTGATACTGGTCATGCGAAACCGCGAGCGTGGCGAAGCGGTGGTCAGGGAATTAAAGGCCGAAACGGGGAACATGGCGATACGTCAGGAGCTGGCGGATCTCTCCATCATGGCCGACGTCGACGCCCTCGCTGACCGACTCCTGAAAGCCGGCGAGCCCATCAATGTTCTGGTAAACAATGCGGGGGCTCTTTTCAATGACTGGGGTACCACACCCGAAGGCCTGGAGCAGAGCTTCGCACTTCTCCTTCTCAGCCCCTGGCGCCTGACGCGAGCGCTCAAACCCCTGCTGCAAGCCGCCGGCGATGCCCGCGTGGTGAACGTGGTCTCCGGAGGCATGTACTCCCAGAAGCTTCGCGTGGATCGTCTTCAGGCGATCCCGGATAACTACTCGGGCGCCACAGCCTACGCGCGCTGCAAACGGGCACTCACGGTGGTTACGGAAGAGTGGGCCGAGAGCTGGGCCAGGGACGGTATCGTCGTCAACGCGATGCATCCCGGCTGGGCTGATACGCCGGGAGTGGAGTCATCCCTCCCCGCTTTCCACTCCCTGACCCGCTTTATTCTGCGAACCCCGGAGGAAGGCGCGGACACCATTATCTGGCTCGCAGCTGCCTCCGAGGCCGCCAAGGTCACGGGCAAGCTCTTTCTTGATCGCGAGCCACGCACAACGCATCTCCTGGCACGAACCCGGGAAGATGTATCTGAGCGGGAAAAGCTCATGGCGTTTCTCGAAGACTTTACCCTCGAAGACAGCATGGCTGCCTGAATGGGTCCACGCCCCTAGGCAAAAGCAATGAGCGCCAGGGTGCCGTAGCCCACAAGAAGGGCCGCGGCGATGAGACCGGCGGTTTTCCAGTTCATCAGGCCGCCGCTGCCGCAGACGGTCCATCCAGGAGTAATGCCGCAAGGGCTGCGCGATGCCAGGCGGCGTCACCCCAAAGCAACTGGCTGTGCTTCTGCCGTTTGAAGTACAGGTGCACATAACATTCCCAGGTGAAACCGATGCCGCCGTGCATCTGAACGGTTCTGCCCGCGGCGAAGGCTGCTGTATCGCTCGCCGAGGACTTCGCCATGTGCGCCAGCTCCCGGGCGCGCTCGGGCTCATGATCGATAGCGCAGGCTGCGCTGTACAGCAGTGACTTGCTCTCATCGATGGCAATCATGACGTTGACCAGATCGTGTTTGACGGCCTGGAAAAAGCCCAGGGATCGATCGAACTGCTTGCGCTGCTGGGCGTATTCCACCGTCGTCTGCAAAAGCCACTCAGCGGCGCCGACCATATCTGCGCTGAGCAACATCCACAGGGTAGGCAATGCGGCGTCCCAGGCTGCAGCGCCATGGGTCTCAATTCGATCGGCAGCGACGCCGTCAAAGGACACTCGCGCCTGATCCCGGGTGAGATCGATGATGGCGTCCTGCCTCACCTCAACGCCATCGCTGGCAAGTTTTACCCAGAACAGCGTGGGTTCGCCCTCGTCCGTGGCGACGACCAGAACGCTATCGCATTTGCCGGCGTCCTGAACAAAAGAAGCCGTACCCATCAGCTTGCCATCCACCACCTTTACGGCACCGGGAACAGCGCTACCGGCGGGGTCCATCACGGCAATCGTTGCTGCGCAGCCGCCGGCTACTTCTGCCAGGGCCGCTTCCCCGGCCTGACCGCAGTGACTTAAAACGGCCGTGGCCTGCAGAGTTGTCAAAAGGGGTGAGGGAAACGCGGCGCGCCCGTTTTCTTCAAGAAGCGCTGCCACGGCAACCCAGGGCATGCCCACACCACCGGCGCTCTCCGGGACCGCCAGGGAGGTCCACCCCAGTGCCACCATTTCGTCCCATAGTTCTTTTCGCCATTTCACTTCCGGCGCCCGCTCGGGCACGTAGGCATCCGCGACAAGCGCATGAAGCTGGTCCACGGGCAGTTTTTCTGCAAAAAACCGGCGGGCGCCATCTTTCAGCATCCCCGCCTCTTCCTCAAATCCGTAATTCTTTGGTTGTGCCACAAAAATCTCCTTCAGAGGCCGGCAAGTCTATTTAGACTTGGCTAGTCCCAGGACGCGTTCGCCCAGAATATTGCGCTGAATTTCGCTGGTACCCGCGGCAATGGTCATGCCGTAGGAGTTCATATAAGCCAGAGGCCATTGACCCCGCGCCGGCGCATTCTCATCCGCCAGGTACAGACTCGCCGCAGGTCCTTCCACCTCAAGAGCCAATGCGGCCGTGTCCTGGGCGATTTCTGACGCCAGAAGCTTGTTCTGCAAGGGCAGCCGCATGGGATGATCGATCAGTGCCGGCACCCGGGATCGGCGCTGGTGCTCCTTGAGGGCCTCTTCACGAATAAGCTGTCGCACCATGCGATCTCGCAGCAGGGGATCGTCGGACGCCTGCTGTGCCCCCCTAGGGGTTTTTGTCGCCAGATCCATGACGTTTCGCGAACTGATGGACAGAGAGCTTTCGCTCTTCAGACCGCCGGCACGGGGGGTCACCAACTCCCCGGCGCCCCGCTCATGCAGCAGGGTTGTCATCGCTACCTGCCAGCCCTTGCCCAGCTCGTCCAGGCGAAAACTGTCGTCTACCTCGAGGTTTTCGAAGAGCACCTCGTTGAAACCGGTCTCGCCAGTCATTTTAATCAGGGGCTTTACCGTGACCCCCTTGCCCAGCGCAGAAGCAATGGGCACAACAAAGTAAGACAGGCCCTCGTACTTGTGGCCTTTATCCGTGCGCAAAAGAATGATCATCCACTCGGCAAAGTGCGCCAGGCTGGTCCAGACCTTGTGGCCGTTAATGATCCACTTGTCGCCCTTGGGTTCTGCAAAGGTCTGGACATTCGCGAGATCAGAGCCCGCGCCGGGCTCACTGAATCCCTGACACCAGATATCCTCACCGGAAAATAATCGCGGCAACAGTTGCTGTTTAAGCGCTTCCTTCCCGTGATGGAACACAGTGGGCGCGGCCATACCCAGGCCGATGACATTGGGATAATAGGGCGTTCGTGCCGCCACCAGTTCCTCATTGGCCACGCGCTGGCAGTCCTTGCGCCCACCGCCACCCACTTCCTTCGGATAGTCACAGCCCACAAGCCCCGCGTCGTAAGCGGACTTCTGCCAGCTTTGAAGATAGGCCATCTGCTCAGGAGTCATAATCTCCAGGGGCGACAGGGGCAAGCGTACCGTCGGCTCTCCCGGGTGATTATCTGCGATCCAGGCTTTACAGTAGCGACGAAACTCCGCCTGCTCCGCCGTGTCTTTGCGTTCACTGTCTGACATGCGTTTTTCCTTATCTCAATGCGTCCAATGCGTCCTGCGCAACTCACGCTGCATTTATTGTCCCGCTTATCTGCGGTAGTTAAGTGCCGGCGCCCGGTCCCCTAATAGCGCCTCGTAGTCGAAGTCGTCGCCGCGACGCTCGGCAAACTCGGCTTTCGCGGCTTCGCGCAAAGCCTCGTCCGTGTATAACTTAACGGCGGCGCTGCTCAGGGCACGGGCCGCAAGATCGGCGCCTTTAAATCCGATCGACGAACCCGCAGCGGCAACGGCCTGCCAGCTGTGGCCGGCGGTGCCGGGCACGTAGGTGGCGGTCGTCAGACCGACCGTCGGCACTGCAATGGAGACATCGCCCACATCCGTGGAGCCATAGCTCAGGGACAGGCTGTAGGGCTGTATTTCTTCCTGGGAGCCCAGTTCACGCTTCGGGTTATCAAAGCTTTCGTATATTTCTTTCGCGAAGCGGTTTTCCTGGGCGCTATATGTGATGCCACCGATCTCGCGCATGGTGGCATCCATCATTTTGTGTAGCGTTTCATTCACCAGCACAGGGTAGTTTCCGTGAATGATCTCCACCTCCAGCTCCGTGCCCGTGCCTTCCGCCGCCCCTCGCGCTGCGGCTTCCATGCGCTCCCACAAGGACCGTACGGTGTTGGCCTCGGGATGTCGCAGGTAATAAAAGACTTCCGCGTAATCGGGAACCACGTTGGGCGCGTTACCTCCGGAGGTAATAACATAGTGAATCCGGGTTTGCTGGGGCACGTGCTCACGCATCATATTGACCATGTAATTCATAGCTTCTACCGCATCCAGGGCTGAGCGCCCGCGCTCCGGCGCACCTGCAGCGTGGGCAGACACACCACGAAAGCGAAACTTTGCCGAGCGATTGGCAAGGGTCGTGGCCGCCGCCGCTGAATTCTTGTCCGAGGGATGCCAGTGCATGGCAAAATCCACATCATCAAAGAGACCGGCGCGAACCATGTAAACCTTGCCACTGCCGCCCTCTTCGGCGGGGGTGCCGTAGAAGCGAATCGTACCGGGCGTGCCGGTGCTATCCAGCCACTCTTTGACGGCAATGGCGGCAGCCGCAGAACCTGCGCCAAAGAGATTGTGTCCACAGGCATGACCCGCTGATTTTTCTTCAAGAAGACTTCGCGTGGGTACAGAATCCTGGGTAATCCCCGGCAATGCATCAAACTCACCGAGGATCGCGAGAACGGGGCCACCGTCGCCGTAGCTGGCTACGAAGGCCGTGGGAATGTCCGCAACGCCGCTTTCAATCGCAAAGCCTGCTGCGGCCAATTGCTCCTGCAGGAGTGCGCTGCTACGCGTTTCCTGATAGCCCACCTCGGCAAACTCCCAGAGGGAGCGCGCCGTTTCGGCTGTTTGCTCGTAGTTGGCGTTAAGCCAGTCAAGGTGCGCTGACTCCTGGGCAACCGTGACACAACTCGCGGTGCCAAGTAGCGTGGCTAGGACTAGTTTTCGCATACATTTTCTCCCTGTTGGTATTCTTCTTGGCGTGCTGTCGCCGTCACTGACCGTCGGTTCATACGCTCGTGACATCATTCATTGGGGGATCACGTTGATCCTGAGCCTTCTGCATAACAGCGATGAAGCTCGCTCATGATCAACGCGATCCCCGCTTCGATGGTTTCGCGATCCCCGGCATAGGATATTCGCAAACACTCCCTGCTGTGAGACCAGTCTTCACCGGTGCCGATAAAAAACTCATTGCCCGGCAGGACGATGACGCCCCGGGCTTTCAAGCGCTCGTAGAGGGTGAAGCTGTCGATCGGCAAACCCTCACACCACAGCCACAGAAAAAAGGCGCCCTCGGGCCGGTGAATCCATACGGGCAAGTTGCCCCGCCCCGCTTCAACGGCTCTCACGGCCAGTTGCTGTCGCTCCCTATAATAGGGCTGTATTTCCTGGCGACACAGGGCCATCAGCGAGCCGTCGTCGAGCATACCGCGGAGGAGCTGCGGCCCCAGGGTGCCACAGGCAAGACTGACCACGGTGTTGGCGCGGGCAAACGCCTGGGCGATATCGGGATGGGCGATAACAATGCCACTGCGCACCCCCGGCAGCCCCAGCTTGGAGAGACTGAGCATCAGGATGCCCTGCTCCGACCAGGACGCGCTTGCGGAGGGTTCTATGAGACCCGGAAAAGGATGACCGTAGGCTCCATCAATAATCAGGGGAATATCCCCTGCCCGGGCAAGTGCCTCGAGGAGCGCAACTTCTTCATCGGAAATCACATTGCCCGTGGGATTACTGGGACGGGAAACACAGAGCGCCGCGGCTGAGGAAGACACGGTCAGGGCCTCCCCGTCTACGTGGTACTTGAACTGTCCGCCATCTAGGCGCTCAATCCGAGGCCTCGTCGCGGAGAAAAAATTCTCACTGAGCCCGATGTCCCGGTAACCCACGTACTCGGGACACAGGGGCAGATGTATCTGGCGCTCGACCCCATCGGATCCCCGGCCCGCAAACAGGTTGTAAAGCACGAAAAACGCAGACTGGCTCCCATTGGCGAGGGCGATGTGCTCAGGTCCGACCGACCAGCCGTATTCCCGTGTCAAAAACCGCGCCAGCTCCCGGCGAAAAACCCGGTCTCCCTGGGGCTCCTGATAAATACCCAGCAACTGGTGACGTCGCTCTCTATCTGACGCCAGCGCTGTGAGACGCGCTGCAAAGGTGGCTTCCACGGACTCGATGCGACCGGGATTGCCACCGCCCATAAACAGCAGCGTAGGATCATCGCTCAGGGCAGCACCGAGGTCGTCCATGAGACCGCTGATGCCGCTGTTGGCAGCAAATTTTTCGCCGAAGCTGGAAAGTCGCATTGCGTGAGTGTACCTAAGGCCTCGTTACGGCCTAATAGTGCGGTGGCTTTTCTACGACGCTCTCGCCGGAGCTCGGACCGTCATTCTCGTTTTCCCGCAGGGCCCGCAGTTGCTCGCCGAGTAAGGTGACCTGGCGCTGCAGGAGCAGAATATCCTGCTGCTGCGTGGCAAGGGCATCGTTGAGCCGCTGCACGCTATCGTTCTGAAACGCCAGTTCTGCCTGAAGCTTAGCGATATCGGCTGCCGTTTGATCGTCGTCCACGGGGTTCACCAAATTACAAAGCGCTGTACCCTACACTGCCCCCCAAGGCAGGAGCAATGTTCATGAGTCGAGGCGCACAAGGCAAATCCCGCACCGTGTACAGCACGGACAAAGGCCGCCTTTGTCCCGACTGTGGCGTGGTGAAGGCTGACTGTCGCTGCAGGCTTTTAAAAGCTGCTGCGCCCGCAGGTGACGGCGTGGTACGCATCAAACGGGAAACCAAGGGTCGGGGCGGTAAAGCCGTGACCCTGGTGACGGGCCTCCCCGACGACGCGGCTACTTTGAAAAAACGGGCCAAGGTTCTCAAACAGCGCTGTGGCGTCGGCGGGGCCATCAAAGATGGGGTCATTGAGATCCAGGGCGACCAGCGCGAGATCATCAAAAGCATGCTTGAAGCCGAGGGATTAACGGTAAAACTTGCGGGCGGCTGAAGCCACGCCCCATTATTGGTTAATTTTTGATCAATCTCCCACGAAAATCACGCTCCGAACCGGGTTTTTGGCGTCAAACAGTGAAAAACAGTGAAAAACAGTGCCATTTAGCACCAATATACAAAAATAAGATAAATAAAATGCTCTAAACCCCTAATTTATATTGGATATTTAAAAATGGTGTGGTAAAAATGGAGCCATGGTGGAGAAAGTACCGCCTAAATACCGGTTGTTCCGGATGCTCCCGCCACAGGAGAGCGTCAGTCGCGTTGGGACGGGATGGGGACCAACCGGTAATAGCATGCAAACCGGTGACGAAATGCCAAAGAGCATTCGCGCCATGTTCCTGCGAGGAGCCTGCTATCTATGTACATCACGGCTGAACACCTGCGCGAGCAGGTCATCAAACCCACCCTTGAATATCTCGGCGAGTGGTCATCGGAGGCGGAGCGAGAGCTGCTGGCGGCAGCGCTGCGAAAAACCGAGGGGGGAATGTTCTCCCGACGGGAGCGCGGTCTGGGATTGTTTCAGATCACCTCGAACCAGCATCGGGATCTTTGGGATCGCTACCTGGCTTTCCGTCCCGACATCGCAAGCCGGGTCCGCGGGCTGGCAAGTCAACGGGCTTTTCTGAGCAATCCCGACAGCGAGTTGCAGACCAACCTCAGCTATTGCACGGCCATTGCCTGGCTGCTGTATCAGCAGGCACGGGTCCATAGTGACTGGCAGGATACAAGCACCCTGGGTGCCGTGGCAGGTTCAGCGGTCGCCGCTCACGCCTGAGCGCAGTTCCCGCTCCCAGCGACGCAGATCGTCGGGCGTATCGATGTCGTAAAGCATCGGCAACTCTGATGTGCCTAAGCCTGCCGAGCGCACACGCATCCTCGTAACTTCAAGCACCGCGTCGCTGCCCCAGGGCACGCCCGTCAGCATGTTCGCGGAGACTCTGCGGCAAGCAATAAGCACAAAGCCTCCGTCCTCCGCCGGCCCCAGCACGACGTCAGCACACTCAAGAGCATCAAAGGCTGCTTCCAGATAGTCCACCGACAGCACCGGGCAGTCACTGCCCACCAGCACCACCGCGTCCGCGCGCGTTAACCCATCACGGAGCGCGGCATGCATCCGCTCCCCAAGATCCTTTCCCTGCTGCAAAAAAGGTCCTTGCATGCCGAGGGCCAACGCCCGCGAGAGCACGTCATGCTCCCCCGCCCTGTCCAACCACAATTCCGCCACGCCGAGGGCAGACTGCGTCAATGTTGCCGCTGTGCTAAGGAGCAGGCGCTCGTGAACGGCACAGGATTCCGTCGCGCTAAGCTCGGTCTGGAGCCGTGTTTTTACCCGGCCCGGTTCAGGGTATCGGGCAAACTGCTGGAGAAGACAGGGAGAAGCGGTCACCTCATTGCCCGCCCGGGGAACCCTTCAGGGCATGCTTCCCGTAGTAATGCCGCCAGAGACGGTGCGGTGAGACGCCGGCAAAGAACGCCAGGCGCAGGGCCCACATACGGAAGATCGTCCGCCACAGACCCTTTTCATCCCAGCGCCGACCACTGGAATCTACCACCAGGGGCAGCATCCCGCCGGGAGCGTGGCGACGAAGGCGCTTACACAGCTCCACGTCTTCCATAAGCGGCATCGCGGCGAAGCCTCCAAGAACTTCAAAAAGCTCCCGCTCCACAATCAACAACTGATCACCCGTGGCGATGCGCGTGACCCCGGAGCGGCGGTTCATAAACGCGCTCACCATTGCCAGCCCCGAGGAGCGGCCCTGCAGGGCAATACGACAGAACCCCCAACGAACATCACCGGCAAGCACGGCCCGCAATGCATTCGTGTCAAACCGGGGCTGCGTATCGGCGTGAAGAAACGCCAACCAGTGATTTTTTGCACAGGCAGCCCCCAGATTCATCTGCCGCGCCCGACCGGCCTCCCCAAGGAGTACCAGGTCCGCATTCATGAGAGCGAGAGAAACGCTACCGTCACGGCTGCCACCATCGACGACAATGAGCTCAGCATCGCCGAACTCACGGCGCAAACGGGAGAGTAGTTCGGGCAGCCTCGCGCCCTCATTCACCACGGGGATCACAAAGCTCAGCGATGACGGCGAATCAGTCAATCGGCGCGGGGCTGGCTACACCCATCAGCTGGGTCTTTTCTCCCAGGCGATAATCAAAGACCACACTGTAAGCCAACACGGCTTTTACGTAGTCGCGGGTTTCACGATAGGGAATAGTCTCGATCCAGGCGTCCAGAGGAAGGTCCTCGCGCAACCAGTTTTTCACACGGTTCGGACCGGCGTTATAGGCCGCAAGTGCTACGGCACGATTACCATCAAAACGTTCCAGGAGTTGCGCGTAATACGCGCTGCCCAGGGTGATGTTGTATTCGATGTTATCCAGAGCCTTGGTGCTCGCGGGAACCCCGACTTTCCGTGCCACGGATCGCCCCGTTGCAGGCATCAGTTGCATAAGGCCCCTCGCGCCCACGGGAGACCTCGCCGTCGGAGAAAACGCACTCTCCCGGCGCGCAATGGCCATCAGCTCACTGACCGGCAGGGACTGGGCCGCCGCCCGCTGGTAAAAGTCGTCCACAAAGGCCAGGGGAAAGCGCAGATCGAGGGCATTCCAATGCTGTCCCGCATTCGCAGCGTCAATGCTCAAGCGGTGCCAGCCCTGCTCTTTGGCAATATTAGCCAGGGCGAGTTGCTGACGCTCATCGAGACGCCTCAGCGCATAGGTCCACTCAGATTCAGCGAGCCTGTTCTCCCCAAGGACGTTAAGCTCATGAACACGCCACAGAGAATCTGTAGTCCACGCCGGCAGATCCGAGATCGGCACAGCGTTCCCTGCCCCCGCCCTGTCCTGATAACTGTAGGGCAGACCCAGTTTGTCAGCGCTGAGAAACCCATAATAACTACGCTCCTGAGCCACAGCTGCATAGAGCAGTTCGGCGTCCGTCACGAGGCCCTGGGCTTCCAGGGAACGCGCATACCAGTAGCGCCAGGTGCCCTCTTCCTGCGCTGCCTGGCTGAGGGATATAAACTGTCGATCAATGGCGACCCAGTCCTGCTCCGCAATTGCCCAACGCAGGCGCAGGGTGGTGAGCTTGTCATCCGCCCACCGGGAAAGCCCTTCGTCCGCCCAGTCCCTGATGGCCTCATCCAGTTCCAGGAGGCCGCGGAAGGCGATGGCCGAGACCACACGCCTGTGCTGCGCTTCGTCAAGGATCGTCTCATCAAGGGCCTGGAGCTGCCTGAGTGCGCGCGCGGGGTCGTAGCGCGAGAGGCGTTCCAAACCGAGGGTGATCACCTCCGCTTTCTGCGGATGATCAAGCCCTGCCGCCAGATCAACGCTGCGCTGGGGTTGACGGTAGCTGTGTCGCAAGATGCCCAGGGCAGGCTGCAGCTCTTCGCTACCCAGAGACGCTATGTACCGCAGCAAGCCTCCCTCGCGAGCCGCGAAGACAAGCTTGGCCCTTTGCCAGACCAGGGTGTCGTCGAGTCCTCCCGCCGCCTGCCAGAGTTTGAAGAGGGGGTCACAGGCATCGTCAACAGAGCTGGGAGACACCCAGAGATTGCTGGCCAGTGCCCAGGCCTCCTCTTTGGCATCTCTCGCCCGTTTTGCCCGCGCGTAGTAGCAGCGAAGATTTTCACTGCGGGGCTCCCGCGTCGCCGCCTCAAGATAATCCCCCCAGCGCCGACGCTTCCCCGTCGTGCTCAGATAACTGCCGAGGTAGCGAACACCGAGGGGACTGTGGCTTTCCGCTGCAACGAACTTACGGGCCTGGCTCCCGGGCGTCATGGTAAGCCGTCGCATGAGGCGCTCGTAATCCAGATACGGCCCCAGGGGGTAGCCGTCGAGCTTTTTTCGCTCGCGATCAAAGGCGGACCAGTTCCCCGCGTCCAGCATTTCCCGGGCGCGGAGAAAACCCTCGCGATCCGCTACGAGGGCGGAAGCTTCTGCCGAGGGATTGAATGCCGCCTCGTCGACCCCGGCGTGCGCCGGAGCCATGGTGGAGGTCGAAAGCAGAAACAGCAGTAACGATAAAGCTGCCCATGGAGGAATTTCACATGCCGATGGCGGTAAACTTCGGTCATCCACAGACAGATATCGGTGAACAACGGTGAACAGTTTGGAGATGCTCCCGGGGGAAGACCTGCGCCCGACAGCAAGAGACCAATGGCGGCTGCAACGCGTGATGATGGTAGTCATGCTCCTGTTGATCTGCGTTTGTCTGAGTGATTCGGCAGCGGCTCAGCGCAGAACCGATACTATCACTCTCTACAACGGTGACCGAATTACCGGTGAAATAAAATCGATGCTCGGGGGCCGCCTGAGCTTTAAAACGGATGCCATGGGCACCCTGGACGTCGAATGGCAGGAAGTAGCCAGCATCGATTCAAACTTTAACTACGAACTGCGTCTTGATAACGGCCAACGCTTCTTCGGCAGCGTTAAACCCGGATCATTGCCCGGTACGGTATCCCTTGAGGATGTTTTTGGGACAAAGAATTTCGGCTGGCAGGAAGTTGTCGAGATCCGTCCTGTGGAAGAGAGCTTCGTGGATCGCATTGATATCTACGTGGCGGCGAATTATGCCTTTACCAAAGCCAGCGGCGTGGCGCAGACGGAGTTTCGTACGGATATCTCCTACGAAGATGAGGAATCCCTCAATGCCCTCACGAGTCGCATAACCATCTCCGATACGGACGATGACTCCACCTCCAGTTCCCGCATCAATCTTTCACGCAAAGTGTGGACGGACCGCGCGGCAAATTTCCGTCTGGTTTTCGGGGGCCACGAGACTAACGATGAACTGGGCCTTGATTATCGTATCTCCCTGGGAGCAGGCCTGGGACGCTACTTTTTGGAAAGTCCTCGAAGCGAACTCATCGGCAGCATGTCCGTGCAGGGGCTGGAAGAACGGAGCATTGGCGGCGACACCCAGGAAAGCATCGAGGGGGTGCTCACCCTGGGCTACTCACGCTGGCGCTATGACAGCCCGGAGCTGAAGCTCAAGCTTGACGCCTCGCTCTATCCTTCGCTGACGGAAAACGGTCGTATGCGTGCTGATACCAGCGCTACCCTGCGATGGGAACTGGTGAGCGATCTCTTCTGGGACTTCAGCGCCTGGGGGAGTTTTGACAACTCTACGGTAGACATCGACGCCGCCGGAGAATTTGACTGGGGTGTTACCACCGGCGTCGGCTGGAGCTTCTAATCAGCGGATACGCCCGCCCACGGAAATACTCGTGCGCATACGTGGCTGACCCCAGCCGCCGTAACCGCCGTAATAGCCACCGCCGTAACCGGTGGACACGCCAACACTGCCGTAGACGTGAGGATCATCACAAGCACTGAGGGATAACACCGTGCCCGCGATCACCGCCAGGCCAAGACCGCGGAGTGCGCGACCTTGCCGTCTACGAGCTTTTCGTGACTTGGCCATGTCAAATATCCTCTATGAGGGGCTGATCATTGCCCCAGGTTTGCAAAGCCACGGGAGCGCCCGAGGGACCGGCAATGACCGCCACATGGCCGCCTGCGGGACGCGCCACCGCCGACACCAGCACCTCCCCACCCAGCGCCGGCACCCTGGCCAGCAACAGCTCCAATCGCGCCAGGGTTTCCACCCGAAGATAGGGCATCCACAGGGAAGGCATATCGTCCTGGGGCAGGCTACGAATGCCGCCGCGTGTCAGTTTACCGCTGCGTAGCAGTCGATACTCAATGGCATCGGCCCCGGCGACCCCCTCGCTGTCTCCAGCACTGGTATCGAGATTTCCCAGCCTGGCGTAAAAGTCCGCGGCGTCCACCACATCCGCGGTCCACAACTCATGCCACAGAAATGCGCCCTCAGGGGGCAGGAGTTCCTCATCAACAGGATCGCCCGTCACGGTGGTCAAGGTGGCAAAATGCGCGCCCTGAGCATCGGCGAAAACGGCGATGGTGCCGCGATCGCCGATGGATACGGGCTCACGGAGAACCTGGCCGCCCTCTTCCCTGACGATCGTGACAGCCACATCCGGGTCTGCCACGGAGAGCACCGAC from Congregibacter litoralis KT71 includes these protein-coding regions:
- a CDS encoding SDR family NAD(P)-dependent oxidoreductase, whose protein sequence is MISLKETIRVQRPVEECFDYTADFRTTPEWDATAFKARKISDGPVGLGTQFKVRCSLPLGSIELLYTITEFEAPNMVTLQAESWLFSAVDTIYFAEDDGQTRIDYHADFSYKMPLAALEGVLKSGMVRMGKSALRGLKRALDDSNEAPEISSGSATADRLLWPGLAMFSKWGYRRGKKHWDPMSASLKGQRIIVTGATSGLGLATARDLAERGAELILVMRNRERGEAVVRELKAETGNMAIRQELADLSIMADVDALADRLLKAGEPINVLVNNAGALFNDWGTTPEGLEQSFALLLLSPWRLTRALKPLLQAAGDARVVNVVSGGMYSQKLRVDRLQAIPDNYSGATAYARCKRALTVVTEEWAESWARDGIVVNAMHPGWADTPGVESSLPAFHSLTRFILRTPEEGADTIIWLAAASEAAKVTGKLFLDREPRTTHLLARTREDVSEREKLMAFLEDFTLEDSMAA
- a CDS encoding acyl-CoA dehydrogenase family protein is translated as MAQPKNYGFEEEAGMLKDGARRFFAEKLPVDQLHALVADAYVPERAPEVKWRKELWDEMVALGWTSLAVPESAGGVGMPWVAVAALLEENGRAAFPSPLLTTLQATAVLSHCGQAGEAALAEVAGGCAATIAVMDPAGSAVPGAVKVVDGKLMGTASFVQDAGKCDSVLVVATDEGEPTLFWVKLASDGVEVRQDAIIDLTRDQARVSFDGVAADRIETHGAAAWDAALPTLWMLLSADMVGAAEWLLQTTVEYAQQRKQFDRSLGFFQAVKHDLVNVMIAIDESKSLLYSAACAIDHEPERARELAHMAKSSASDTAAFAAGRTVQMHGGIGFTWECYVHLYFKRQKHSQLLWGDAAWHRAALAALLLDGPSAAAAA
- a CDS encoding acyl-CoA dehydrogenase family protein; amino-acid sequence: MSDSERKDTAEQAEFRRYCKAWIADNHPGEPTVRLPLSPLEIMTPEQMAYLQSWQKSAYDAGLVGCDYPKEVGGGGRKDCQRVANEELVAARTPYYPNVIGLGMAAPTVFHHGKEALKQQLLPRLFSGEDIWCQGFSEPGAGSDLANVQTFAEPKGDKWIINGHKVWTSLAHFAEWMIILLRTDKGHKYEGLSYFVVPIASALGKGVTVKPLIKMTGETGFNEVLFENLEVDDSFRLDELGKGWQVAMTTLLHERGAGELVTPRAGGLKSESSLSISSRNVMDLATKTPRGAQQASDDPLLRDRMVRQLIREEALKEHQRRSRVPALIDHPMRLPLQNKLLASEIAQDTAALALEVEGPAASLYLADENAPARGQWPLAYMNSYGMTIAAGTSEIQRNILGERVLGLAKSK
- a CDS encoding amidohydrolase; this translates as MRKLVLATLLGTASCVTVAQESAHLDWLNANYEQTAETARSLWEFAEVGYQETRSSALLQEQLAAAGFAIESGVADIPTAFVASYGDGGPVLAILGEFDALPGITQDSVPTRSLLEEKSAGHACGHNLFGAGSAAAAIAVKEWLDSTGTPGTIRFYGTPAEEGGSGKVYMVRAGLFDDVDFAMHWHPSDKNSAAAATTLANRSAKFRFRGVSAHAAGAPERGRSALDAVEAMNYMVNMMREHVPQQTRIHYVITSGGNAPNVVPDYAEVFYYLRHPEANTVRSLWERMEAAARGAAEGTGTELEVEIIHGNYPVLVNETLHKMMDATMREIGGITYSAQENRFAKEIYESFDNPKRELGSQEEIQPYSLSLSYGSTDVGDVSIAVPTVGLTTATYVPGTAGHSWQAVAAAGSSIGFKGADLAARALSSAAVKLYTDEALREAAKAEFAERRGDDFDYEALLGDRAPALNYRR
- a CDS encoding valine--pyruvate transaminase; the encoded protein is MRLSSFGEKFAANSGISGLMDDLGAALSDDPTLLFMGGGNPGRIESVEATFAARLTALASDRERRHQLLGIYQEPQGDRVFRRELARFLTREYGWSVGPEHIALANGSQSAFFVLYNLFAGRGSDGVERQIHLPLCPEYVGYRDIGLSENFFSATRPRIERLDGGQFKYHVDGEALTVSSSAAALCVSRPSNPTGNVISDEEVALLEALARAGDIPLIIDGAYGHPFPGLIEPSASASWSEQGILMLSLSKLGLPGVRSGIVIAHPDIAQAFARANTVVSLACGTLGPQLLRGMLDDGSLMALCRQEIQPYYRERQQLAVRAVEAGRGNLPVWIHRPEGAFFLWLWCEGLPIDSFTLYERLKARGVIVLPGNEFFIGTGEDWSHSRECLRISYAGDRETIEAGIALIMSELHRCYAEGSGST
- a CDS encoding SlyX family protein; its protein translation is MDDDQTAADIAKLQAELAFQNDSVQRLNDALATQQQDILLLQRQVTLLGEQLRALRENENDGPSSGESVVEKPPHY